A stretch of DNA from Gemmatimonadota bacterium:
TGCAACGATTGGATAAACCAATCATTGTAGTGCTCAATAAGATTGACATGCTCCACATTAATGAACAAGAAGAAATGGAGAAGGATATAAAAGAAAAGACGGGTGCGAGGGTTGTCCCTATCTCCGCTCGTGACAATAGAGGCGTTGATGTTTTGCACCGAAATATACTGGAGATTTTAGAATTTCAAGGAAAGGACTTACTTTATTTAAAAGTGTCAAAGTTTAAAGACGAACAAGTGGATAGATGGATAACAGGTGCAACAATTAGTGCTGCGGGTATTGCTGCAATTCCCATACCTGGTGCAGATATATTTCCATTAACTGCACTGCAAGCTGGTCTTGCGATGAAGATAGCGTTTATATATGAATGCGAAGTGACCAAAAAGGATGTAATGCAATTGGTCGCCGCTACAGTAACGGGAAGTGTTGGACGACAAATCTTTCGTTTGGGCATTCAAGGCTTGAAGGCGGCGGGATTGCTTGGTGGGCCTTTAGTAGGAGCTGCTATGGCTATAGCCGCCGGTGTTGCGGCATCGGTCACTTATGGATTTGGCCATGCTTGTAAGGCATATTACAAAAGTGGAATGACGCTTGAGTTGGATGGCGTAGTAGAGATATTCCGCAATATGTCAAAACAGTACAAAATATGAAGTTTGGAGTTACCCCGTTAAGGATTTCAGGTTGGGCAAACAGCTTTTCGACATCCTTAAAGATGGCGAGAGCCACAGCTTTGTCCTTGAAATTCGTTTTCTGCCTAACTCCTACGGGAATGTCGTCCTCATCGACGACCTGGTGAGCGAAGATTGGCTCATTCGTTGACGCAGCAAAGGCCGCTTGATCGGCGGCCTTTTCCCCCAAAAAAATTGTTTTCTAACGCAATTAACAGAAAAAAATGAGCCGTGCAAACCCCACCAAAGCCTGTAAATAATAGCATAATACGCTTTTTGCGACCACCATCACTAGAAAAAGATCCGCTGAAAAGTTCATATATATACC
This window harbors:
- a CDS encoding 50S ribosome-binding GTPase — its product is MSKNKSSDDSRFEPDFEAYGKAFDKSFERESEKFEEIKKQKLIMALYGSVNSGKSSTINALTGQPLASVKAVAGWNKEVMLYPFGKDVYISDTPGLEDIDEENSARATEFVEKDADIILFLFNAGVGASKSTVDAYEELQRLDKPIIVVLNKIDMLHINEQEEMEKDIKEKTGARVVPISARDNRGVDVLHRNILEILEFQGKDLLYLKVSKFKDEQVDRWITGATISAAGIAAIPIPGADIFPLTALQAGLAMKIAFIYECEVTKKDVMQLVAATVTGSVGRQIFRLGIQGLKAAGLLGGPLVGAAMAIAAGVAASVTYGFGHACKAYYKSGMTLELDGVVEIFRNMSKQYKI